The proteins below are encoded in one region of Kazachstania africana CBS 2517 chromosome 6, complete genome:
- the GRE1 gene encoding Gre1p (similar to Saccharomyces cerevisiae SIP18 (YMR175W) and GRE1 (YPL223C); ancestral locus Anc_6.246): MSNLLNKFTEKLHGNDDENQQQQQGRQGRQTRQQRQQQQQGFNQDDSMQSGQGYQSGQGYQSGRGYQSGQTYQSGQDYPSSGQAYQSGTTQPGSWGMNDDAQDFGNQQFGSQQQGGMGGYDKDTYGTQQQPSGAGFNQGNTGMGYEQDDEDQFISSGQQRSKRTGRGQRNANVNEDRDLDW, from the coding sequence ATGTCCAACCtattaaacaaatttacTGAAAAATTGCACGGCAACGACGATGAGaaccaacaacaacaacaaggTCGTCAAGGTCGTCAAACCCGTCAACAAAgacaacaacagcaacaagGCTTCAACCAGGATGATTCCATGCAATCCGGTCAAGGCTATCAATCCGGTCAAGGCTACCAATCTGGTCGAGGCTATCAGTCCGGTCAAACCTACCAGTCCGGTCAGGACTATCCATCCAGTGGCCAAGCTTACCAGAGTGGTACTACTCAACCAGGTTCTTGGGGCATGAACGATGATGCTCAAGATTTTGGTAACCAACAATTTGGCAGTCAACAACAAGGTGGCATGGGAGGTTACGACAAGGACACATATGGCACACAACAACAACCAAGTGGTGCTGGTTTCAACCAAGGCAACACTGGTATGGGTTATGAacaagatgatgaagaccAATTTATCTCGTCAGGTCAACAAAGATCTAAGAGAACTGGAAGAGGTCAAAGAAATGCTAATGTGAATGAAGATAGGGACTTAGACTGGTAG